The following are encoded together in the Bos indicus isolate NIAB-ARS_2022 breed Sahiwal x Tharparkar chromosome 29, NIAB-ARS_B.indTharparkar_mat_pri_1.0, whole genome shotgun sequence genome:
- the LOC139180683 gene encoding pregnancy-associated glycoprotein 1-like produces MKGVVVHDTVRIGDLVSTDQPFGLCLKDSGFKGIPFDGILGLSYPNKTFSGAFPIFDKLKNEGAISEPDSPLSSLYRDKQEGSVVMFGGVDHRYYKGELNWVPLIQVGDWFVHMDRITMKRKVIACSDGCKALVDTGTSDIVGPSTLVNNIWKLIRARPLGPQYFVSCSAVNTLPSIIFTINGINYRLPARAYIHKDSRGRCYTAFKEHRFTSPMETWLLGDVFLRRYFSVFDRGNDRIGLARAV; encoded by the exons ATGAAAGGAGTTGTTGTTCATGACACAGTTCGG ATTGGGGACCTTGTAAGTACTGACCAGCCATTCGGTCTATGCCTGAAAGACTCTGGGTTTAAGGGCATACCTTTTGATGGCATCTTGGGCTTGAGCTACCCCAACAAAACCTTCTCTGGAGCCTTCCCCATCTTTGACAAGCTGAAGAATGAAGGTGccatttctgagcct GAttctcccctctcttctctctacAGAGACAAGCAGGAGGGCAGTGTGGTGATGTTTGGTGGGGTGGACCACCGCTACTACAAGGGGGAGCTCAACTGGGTACCATTGATCCAAGTGGGTGACTGGTTTGTACACATGGACCG CATCACCATGAAAAGAAAGGTTATTGCTTGTTCTGATGGCTGCAAGGCCCTTGTGGACACCGGGACATCAGATATCGTAGGCCCAAGTACACTGGTCAataacatctggaagctcatccGTGCCAGGCCACTGGGTCCTCAG TACTTCGTTTCATGTTCTGCGGTCAATACACTGCCCTCTATTATCTTCACCATCAACGGCATCAACTACCGACTGCCAGCTCGAGCCTACATCCACAAG GATTCTAGAGGCCGCTGCTATACCGCCTTTAAAGAGCACCGATTCACTTCACCTATGGAGACCTGGCTCCTGGGTGACGTCTTCCTGAGGCGGTATTTCTCAGTCTTTGATCGAGGAAATGACAGGATTGGCCTGGCACGGGCAGTGTAA